A genomic segment from Bacteroidota bacterium encodes:
- a CDS encoding O-antigen ligase family protein gives MIEKYKLKWVYLISGLFIAVNALLIAYEFYWFTLLPVAIFVFILFFFSLDRLLILITFLTPLAINIRDFDWGVAVTLPTEPLLFGILILFIIKLLYDRKLDSRILRHPITIALFINLGWMLMTSITSELPGVSFKFMLSRLWFVIPFYFVAIPLFEKKKNITNFTWAYVISLIGVIIYATWSLYTWAFDEQAAHWVMSPFFNDHTAYGAGISFFVPVLAGLLFYKRFNRTTKLFVALALLFLLGGLIFSYSRAAWISVAVALFFGIVLLMKIKLRWLGLGLLVLIIGFFSFRNEILWKLEKNKQDTSANMVEHIESISNISSDASNLERINRWQSAFRMFELRPFWGWGPGTYQFMYAPYQHSKEKTIISTNAGDKGNAHSEYIGPLAESGVLGMLTFIALCITVIATAVRLYKRSPDRDVRLLSLIFLLGLITYLVHGLLNNFLDTDKSSIPFWGFTAIIVALDIYYKGNGTEKKDAESPVLPEKSNTIIDG, from the coding sequence TTGATTGAAAAGTACAAGCTTAAGTGGGTCTACCTTATAAGTGGGCTGTTTATCGCAGTCAATGCGTTACTGATTGCCTATGAATTCTACTGGTTTACCTTACTGCCGGTCGCAATTTTTGTATTTATACTGTTCTTTTTTTCACTGGACCGGCTTCTGATATTAATTACATTTCTCACCCCTCTTGCTATAAACATTCGCGATTTCGACTGGGGGGTCGCTGTAACGCTTCCAACCGAGCCGCTGCTTTTTGGAATCCTCATTCTTTTCATAATTAAGCTACTATACGACCGCAAATTAGATTCTCGTATTCTCAGGCATCCTATAACCATTGCTCTTTTTATTAATCTGGGATGGATGCTTATGACCTCAATCACAAGCGAGCTGCCCGGAGTTTCATTTAAATTTATGCTTTCAAGGCTTTGGTTTGTCATCCCATTTTATTTTGTTGCTATTCCTCTTTTTGAAAAGAAAAAAAATATTACAAATTTTACCTGGGCATATGTAATCTCATTGATAGGAGTCATCATTTATGCTACGTGGAGCCTTTATACATGGGCATTTGACGAGCAGGCGGCACACTGGGTAATGAGTCCGTTTTTTAATGATCATACCGCTTACGGTGCCGGAATATCGTTTTTTGTCCCGGTATTAGCTGGTCTGTTATTTTACAAAAGATTCAACCGTACAACAAAATTATTTGTGGCACTGGCATTGCTTTTTTTATTAGGCGGGCTCATATTTTCATACAGTCGTGCAGCATGGATTAGTGTGGCCGTTGCTCTGTTTTTCGGTATCGTGCTGCTCATGAAAATTAAGTTACGGTGGCTCGGACTCGGGCTATTGGTGCTTATTATTGGCTTTTTCTCATTCCGTAATGAAATCCTCTGGAAACTGGAAAAGAATAAACAGGATACTTCTGCCAACATGGTTGAGCATATTGAATCTATTTCCAATATTTCATCCGATGCATCGAATCTTGAGCGCATAAACCGCTGGCAGTCGGCATTCCGCATGTTTGAACTGCGTCCATTCTGGGGTTGGGGACCCGGAACCTATCAATTCATGTATGCTCCCTACCAACACTCTAAAGAGAAAACGATTATCAGTACCAATGCCGGCGACAAGGGCAATGCGCACAGCGAATATATCGGTCCATTGGCAGAGTCAGGCGTTTTGGGTATGCTTACTTTTATTGCATTATGCATTACCGTAATTGCCACAGCTGTGAGACTTTATAAGCGAAGCCCTGATAGAGATGTAAGGCTGTTGAGTCTGATTTTCCTGTTAGGATTGATTACATATCTGGTTCACGGACTACTGAACAATTTTCTGGATACAGACAAATCCTCTATCCCCTTCTGGGGATTCACGGCCATTATCGTAGCGCTGGATATTTATTATAAAGGGAATGGTACCGAAAAAAAGGATGCCGAAAGCCCTGTTCTTCCCGAAAAAAGTAATACAATAATTGACGGTTAA
- a CDS encoding Wzz/FepE/Etk N-terminal domain-containing protein yields the protein MVQNENQNSDFNTTNFLLFLYKWRKPLIIIVLAAAVASAGFSFLITPKFKSTVIMFPTSTNAISKALLAENQGGKLDILEFGEEEQAEQMLQILNSNEIRSRVIRKFNLVEHYNIDPASKYVMTNLIEEYNSNITFRRTEYMAVEISVLDKDPQIAADIANTISDLLDSVKNKMQKERALKAYQIVDREYVKLQSDIRVMEDSLSKLRELGINDYETQSEAYNTQLAIALRMNTKTGVAAIEEKIKILGQYGGAYVSLRDQLDYFKKQLGLIKAKYEEAKVDYEQELPAKFIVDRAYKSERKTYPVRWMIVTISSLAALLLSVLVLIIFDSFSKKKDSVQIKRD from the coding sequence ATGGTACAAAACGAAAACCAGAATTCAGATTTCAACACAACGAATTTCCTTTTGTTTTTATACAAATGGCGAAAACCATTAATTATTATAGTTCTGGCTGCAGCTGTGGCTTCGGCGGGGTTTTCATTTCTCATCACCCCTAAGTTCAAATCAACGGTTATTATGTTTCCGACTTCAACCAATGCTATTTCAAAAGCACTGCTGGCGGAAAATCAGGGTGGAAAACTCGACATTCTTGAGTTTGGAGAAGAAGAACAGGCCGAACAAATGCTCCAAATTCTTAACTCAAACGAAATCAGATCGCGCGTTATCAGGAAATTCAATCTTGTAGAACATTACAACATTGATCCTGCCTCAAAATATGTGATGACCAATTTAATTGAGGAGTATAATTCGAATATCACATTCCGCCGCACCGAATACATGGCCGTTGAGATAAGCGTATTGGATAAAGATCCTCAAATTGCTGCTGATATTGCCAATACGATAAGTGATTTACTCGACTCGGTGAAAAATAAAATGCAAAAGGAAAGAGCCCTTAAAGCCTATCAGATTGTAGACCGCGAGTATGTAAAATTGCAAAGCGACATCCGGGTGATGGAAGACTCTCTTTCTAAGTTGCGCGAATTGGGAATCAACGATTATGAAACTCAGTCGGAAGCATACAATACGCAGCTGGCAATAGCACTTCGAATGAACACCAAGACCGGAGTGGCCGCCATTGAAGAGAAAATTAAAATATTAGGACAATACGGTGGTGCCTACGTTTCGCTGCGCGACCAGCTCGACTATTTCAAAAAACAACTTGGTCTTATAAAAGCCAAATACGAGGAAGCCAAAGTTGATTATGAGCAAGAGCTTCCGGCAAAATTTATTGTTGACAGAGCCTATAAATCAGAACGGAAAACGTATCCTGTGCGATGGATGATTGTCACAATTTCGTCTCTCGCAGCGCTGTTACTGTCGGTCTTGGTGCTCATAATTTTTGATTCATTTTCAAAAAAAAAAGATTCGGTACAGATAAAGAGGGACTGA